One region of Trichosurus vulpecula isolate mTriVul1 chromosome 1, mTriVul1.pri, whole genome shotgun sequence genomic DNA includes:
- the NANOS3 gene encoding nanos homolog 3: MEVFNLWRDYLGLASVVGALREQKLESQGVETEPSPGPGPSARQELVPPRDSLCTFCKHNGESRNIYSSHTLKDEEGRVVCPILRKYVCPQCRATQDNAHTKRFCPLTSKGYMSVYSYTARNSAGKRATLQWPSEDPSLAKARTKRLPAVPEGKTPSRPLDKSNTGSATGSKASRTAFLTLQP; this comes from the exons ATGGAGGTCTTCAATCTGTGGAGGGATTATCTAGGACTCGCCAGTGTGGTGGGGGCTCTCAGGGAACAAAAGCTGGAGTCCCAGGGGGTAGAGACAGAGCCAAGCCCAGGCCCTGGCCCCAGCGCAAGGCAGGAGCTTGTGCCCCCTAGGGACTCCCTCTGCACTTTTTGCAAGCACAATGGGGAGTCTCGAAACATCTACTCATCCCACACGCTGAAGGACGAGGAAGGCCGGGTGGTATGTCCCATCCTGAGAAAATATGTATGCCCACAGTGCAGAGCCACCCAAGACAATGCCCACACTAAGCGCTTCTGCCCACTCACCAGCAAGGGCTACATGTCTGTATACAGTTATACGGCCCGCAATTCAGCTGGCAAACGGGCCACGCTTCAGTGGCCATCAGAGGATCCTAGCCTGGCCAAGGCCAGGACCAAGAGGCTTCCAGCAGTACCTGAAGGAAAAACTCCCAGCCGGCCTCTGGATAAAAGCAACACAGGCAGTGCCACAG GTTCAAAAGCCTCCAGGACTGCTTTTCTCACTCTGCAACCATGA